In Xenorhabdus nematophila ATCC 19061, one DNA window encodes the following:
- a CDS encoding YceK/YidQ family lipoprotein → MEMVKNRNVLLLLCTTFGWSLITGCSSIMTHSGPHQGYYSGAKANIDMLKDDQTGWIMKPLLAVDLPFSAFLDTLLLPYDYARSSQNQAEQSPKRRIEQLEKTNNTLPESS, encoded by the coding sequence ATGGAAATGGTGAAAAACCGTAATGTCCTTCTATTACTATGTACCACATTCGGGTGGTCACTTATCACAGGTTGCTCCAGTATCATGACGCACAGCGGTCCCCATCAGGGTTATTATTCTGGCGCAAAAGCCAATATTGACATGTTGAAAGATGATCAAACCGGATGGATTATGAAACCTCTGCTTGCTGTTGATTTACCGTTTTCTGCCTTTCTGGATACACTTCTGCTCCCTTATGATTATGCCCGTTCAAGTCAAAATCAAGCTGAACAATCCCCCAAGCGTCGCATTGAACAACTGGAAAAAACCAATAACACACTGCCTGAATCATCATAA